One stretch of Echeneis naucrates chromosome 11, fEcheNa1.1, whole genome shotgun sequence DNA includes these proteins:
- the ash1l gene encoding histone-lysine N-methyltransferase ASH1L isoform X1 codes for MDQKIQGRTATPPPLLSGAPTGEREKEGGVGKKEEEEEKKRDREKESAATVSAGTGGMGASVPGGGTGDQSHFSIKESSLSEGNVKLKIQAKRMKKPPKILENYVCRPAFRATVRHTGRGGGSARGNRSGDTGDGPGGQNQSPSQGRDKEREKSPSVNRPAPLSSTPSAKAPTPPPPTPPPASTTSLSPSQVNGSAPAKRVPPKLDCKSDTKSDTKGSITTSERPLNLHRPPPESKTHPSVKKTQTPLLNPRTSSPSPPLLASKEPSYEGVKPPQYTYSTESQRDKDKSVQNWGAPTVTEKLAQLIATCPPSKTPKPAKPTKIDPTPPLPSSGFMAPTAKQRDRAMANRNTYSRMVHLSPPPPVSRPPGRPYGSRNKDSVMENSPSLTPLRKEDTDGSGKASSSSNNISNIMNMNSSNSSSRSSSPLTYGSNRLSAMSKDSNNDNSNSSISKPQSRPAHCQPHTTSLPSCPISSSSTTSAEQRTVSAVSHLGSPAPSQGHHARESPALAEESSAREREQDRDSPRDLTKCPPPTGTGKSEGKDKGVNNQSLRVERGKSSSPSKRSPNRDSSRPSRTISPPEPLRQRAPSPPEPDGDESPQTPLRDDSPDSSIDSPAEQDSKPFKKRRARKPRWSRIMNKTQIQRTGQDSPFDQSKTIMPLPSSLEMPTPPVKRPVGRPPNPNKVKPNPVAQSPVSQLFPPQPKKRGRPKSKMPRLDALAHGHPPTKLAPCKVFSSLLKSKEEQDPPVLHPEVDLNPPKPMPRKRGRPKRLPPTLPQEGQPPTLAPEAGDIGDKRFRSKGNGQLIMKTIIGKINKMKSVKRKRILSQILLGPRTEETPKGTTSGMVGSVEAATQSLSTLAASFGGKLGPQINVSKKGTIYMGKRRGRKPKAVTTATATTPPPDSFLSPNTTSPLHHHQSQSQQHHQLSSSEVFPSPSLSQSSGGHSPISDASFVEPGSVHFASHAHYSNSHHSHSTFSFPPPTFSAPNPRNPGLGSTSSSMGSAASQKKSSCRGYHHHHHHYRQHYHYHKLSPPRPLHPTSPAPLSELKEATPSPVSESHSEETVPSDSGIGTDNNSTSDRGEKAGGPGGLGGIGMPPGMGSGLLMPGVIGSTMGPGVGLNSRGRRRHSTMLMEHPSPSPSPHGARSSPDPRRPHPAAPASSLMGHKEKHKHKCKRRSHGCPGYDKLKRQKRKRKKKYLQLRSRRHDPDFLAELDEIVVRLSEIRIAHRTTGHRLGSGIGIAAGTSRVPGVGSRTGGGIGGTGGPPPHHYVHRDLLPTIFRVNFGSFYSHPAYSCDPLHYVRKPDMKKKRGRPPKLRESMSEVPFVPGLGFPLSSGGFYHPSYSVPYSSGPLGLGYYRGYPPASALYPHPHHQSPHTATSHHSHHSPSFPPPPPTSYMHHHHPSHLLLNPSKFHKKKHKLLRQEFLGGGRSPVLYPPMSSELSFNWHHKHKHRHKHRERCAEDDREETTRSASGNRANAGISDSGASGKERVGSLGMAESLQRCRFGRDTSNTNASKQTTATSANSPSSSSSSSAERYKRKDSSMSCLGPSRLALGSTSKSHHPVESWFRMGTSEADYSKLSRGHVAPGQGPFSDGRTEEPTGCSDSEDEEPHTPTEDVEPVGHESPNLTNLFASALTRTTLKGARSRKTEVVPESSSFSRLDRQMRKDRSTSSERRELGSSNIQTRGVAPPTPEGPEGSLHHRQQHYHQSSLFHSHGAASTSLSPSQDCCLDASLPHHSHRAQPSKHSLHHVNKILRAKKLQRQARTGNNVVKKRGPGRPRKHPLPSPPPTPPPVVDLNQARHRDRGVERPAGVRGWEGDTVTDAIESVVQGQRRKGQKRKHWEQEGDEEEEEEEEDGEVEESEERLPDREEKLGNLVARSRTGTGRSWLTQEELQHFRGSMESKPDGHCSPERPGPVSREQAPPMPITSQREKRPARPPKKKFQKAGLYSDVYKTEDPRSQLLQLKKEKLEYIPGEHEYGLFPAPIHVGKYLRQKRIDFQLPYDILWLWKHDQLYKRPDVPLYKKIRSNVYVDVKPLSGYETTTCNCRLPEDTEKGCLDDCLNRMSFAECSPSTCPCGDQCDNQHIQRHEWVQCLERFRAEGKGWGIRTKEPLRSGQFIIEYLGEVVSEQEFRSRMMEQYYSHSGHYCLNLDSGMVIDSYRMGNEARFINHSCEPNCEMQKWSVNGVYRIGLFALKDITSGTELTYDYNFHSFNTEEQQVCKCGSESCRGIIGGKSQRINGLPGKTGGNRRLGRLKEKRKSKHHLKKREEESSDSNKVYSHLMKPMSNRERNFVLKHRVFLLRNWEKMREKQELLKREGERERDASGLSIYTRWGGVIRDDGNIKSDVFLTQFSALQTSRSVRTRRLAAAEENTEVTRTARLAHIFKEICDMITSYKDSAGQTLAAPLVNLPSRKRNSQYYEKVSDPLDLSTIEKQILTGHYKTVEAFDADMLKVFRNAEKYYGRKSSVGRDVCRLRKAYYSARHEAAVQIDEIVGETASEADSSDSLERDHGHHHHGGGGSGSHDKDDDVIRCICGMYKDEGLMIQCEKCMVWQHFDCMRLETEVEHYLCEQCDPRPIDREVPMLPQPSYAQAGSVYYICLLRDDLLLHQGDCVYLMRDSRRAPEGQPVRQSYRLLSHINRDKLDIFRIEKLWKNEKGERFAFGHHYFRPHETHHSPSRRFYQNELFRMPLYEIIPLEAVVGTCCVLDLYTYCKGRPKGVKEQDVYICDYRLDKSAHLFYKIHRNRYPVCTKPYAFNHFPKRLTPKRDFSPHYVPDNYKRNGGRSAWKSERPKGAGGCEDDGSSCDRGEDFLPETEEGRGVEDDIDMAPEDPELLSAKPRRSEREGEGDEDEEDEEEEEEGHEAEERKELEEVSTERIGEMLELPSSSASSPLHHPALGRREAQRERLNKILLDLLHRTPNKNGTKKCSKTWNDVESVLQRKESNLPTSPSNMTPEHTTSKSNSHRCHLSLGGRGRPAATAKDAWIW; via the exons ATGGATCAGAAAATTCAGGGGAGAACCGCAACTCCCCCCCCTCTTCTCTCAGGTGCTCCCACAGGGGAgcgagagaaggagggaggagttggaaagaaagaagaggaggaggagaagaagagagacagagagaaggagagtgcTGCCACTGTCTCAGCTGGTACCGGAGGGATGGGTGCAAGTGTTCCTGGAGGTGGTACTGGCGACCAGTCCCACTTCTCCATCAAAGAGAGCAGCCTGTCAGAGGGTAATGTCAAACTTAAGATTCAAGCAAAACGCATGAAGAAGCCACCTAAGATCCTGGAGAATTATGTATGCCGACCAGCATTCAGGGCCACTGTGAGGCATACAGGACGAGGAGGAGGCAGTGCTCGTGGAAACCGGTCAGGGGATACAGGTGATGGGCCAGGCGGTCAAAACCAGAGTCCTTCACAAGGCAGGgataaagagagggagaaaagccCCAGTGTCAACAGACCAGCCCCGTTGTCTTCAACCCCCTCTGCTAAAGCTCCAACACcacctcctcctactcctcctcccgCCAGCACTACCAGTCTGTCACCCTCCCAAGTAAATGGGAGCGCTCCAGCAAAAAGG GTTCCACCTAAGTTGGATTGCAAGTCTGATACAAAGTCGGACACAAAAGGATCCATCACCACATCTGAGAGACCCCTTAACCTTCACCGACCTCCACCAGAAAGTAAAACTCATCCCTCTGTGAAGAAAACGCAGACTCCACTTCTCAACCCCCGGacatcctctccttctcctccactaCTGGCATCAAAAGAACCCAGCTATGAAGGTGTCAAACCACCTCAATACACCTACAGCACTGAAAGTCAGAGAGACAAGGACAAGAGTGTTCAAAACTGGGGAGCACCCACAGTCACAGAAAAATTGGCTCAACTCATAGCAACATGCCCACCATCAAAGACCCCAAAGCCAGCCAAACCCACCAAGATTGACCCCACTCCTCCTCTCCCAAGCTCAGGCTTTATGGCCCCCACAGCCAAGCAGCGAGACAGGGCCATGGCCAATAGGAACACTTACTCAAGAATGGTCCATCTTTCTCCACCGCCTCCTGTATCCAGACCACCTGGTCGGCCCTATGGTTCAAGGAACAAAGACAGTGTTATGGAAAATTCACCCAGCTTGACACCACTGAGGAAGGAGGACACAGATGGTTCTGGGAAAGCAAGTAGCAGCAGTAACAACATCAGCAACATCATGAACATGAACAGCAGTAACAGCAGTAGTCGCAGCAGCAGCCCACTGACATATGGCAGTAATCGCCTGTCAGCCATGTCAAAGGACAGCAACaatgacaacagcaacagtaGCATTTCTAAGCCACAGTCACGTCCTGCTCACTGTCAGCCTCACACCACATCTTTGCCTTCCTGTCCCATTTCATCCTCTTCCACCACCTCAGCTGAGCAGAGGACAGTGAGTGCTGTGAGTCACCTGGGTTCCCCTGCACCTTCACAAGGACACCATGCACGCGAGAGTCCTGCCCTGGCAGAGGAAAGCAGTGCtagggagagagagcaggacaGGGACAGCCCCAGAGACTTAACCAAGTGCCCTCCCCCAACAGGAACAGGAAAGTCAGAAGGGAAAGACAAAGGGGTCAATAATCAGTCACTGCGAGTTGAGAGGGGCAAGAGCTCCAGTCCAAGTAAACGAAGTCCCAACCGGGATAGTAGCCGACCTAGTCGTACTATCAGTCCCCCAGAGCCTTTAAGACAAAGGGCACCTTCTCCTCCAGAGCCAGATGGTGATGAAAGCCCACAGACCCCTCTTAGAGATGATTCTCCAGATTCATCTATTGACTCCCCAGCAGAGCAGGACAGCAAACCCTTTAAAAAACGCCGGGCAAGGAAACCACGTTGGTCCCGTATAATGAACAAGACGCAGATTCAAAGAACAGGCCAGGACAGTCCCTTTGACCAGAGTAAAACCATCATGCCTTTACCTTCAAGCCTGGAAATGCCCACTCCACCAGTTAAAAGACCTGTGGGCAGGCCTCCCAACCCAAATAAGGTCAAACCAAATCCTGTGGCACAAAGTCCAGTGTCACAGCTCTTCCCACCTCAGCCTAAGAAAAGGGGAAGACCAAAGTCTAAAATGCCAAGGCTTGACGCCCTGGCCCATGGGCACCCACCTACCAAACTGGCCCCCTGCAAGGTCTTTTCGTCTTTACTCAAGTCCAAAGAAGAGCAGGACCCTCCTGTTCTTCATCCAGAGGTGGACCTGAACCCCCCTAAACCTATGCCTAGAAAACGTGGCCGTCCCAAGCGCCTTCCCCCTACCTTACCACAGGAGGGTCAGCCTCCCACTTTGGCTCCAGAGGCAGGAGACATAGGAGACAAACGGTTCCGCAGCAAAGGAAACGGGCAGCTTATAATGAAGACTATAATAGGCAagatcaataaaatgaaaagtgtgaaaaGGAAGCGTATTCTTAGTCAAATCCTATTGGGTCCAAGAACAGAGGAGACCCCTAAAGGCACTACCAGTGGGATGGTTGGCTCTGTGGAAGCTGCCACCCAATCACTGTCCACCCTAGCTGCTTCTTTTGGAGGAAAACTAGGTCCACAAATTAATGTCAGTAAAAAGGGCACAATATATATGGGTAAGCGGAGAGGCCGTAAACCAAAAGCAGTGACTACTGCCACAGCTACTACGCCACCACCAGATTCCTTTCTGTCCCCTAACACAACTTCTCCTCTCCATCACCATCAATCACAGTCCCAGCAGCACCACCAACTCTCTAGTTCAGAGGtctttccctccccctccctctcacagTCTAGTGGAGGCCACAGTCCCATCAGTGATGCCAGCTTCGTCGAACCTGGCTCAGTGCACTTTGCAAGTCATGCTCACTATTCTAACTCCCATCATAGCCACAGTACattctccttccctcccccgACCTTTTCAGCTCCTAATCCTCGCAACCCAGGGCTGGGCTCGACCTCATCGTCTATGGGCTCAGCAGCTTCTCAGAAAAAGTCATCTTGCCGTGgttaccatcatcatcaccaccattaCAGGCAGCACTACCATTATCATAAGCTTTCCCCTCCCAGGCCGCTCCATCCCACCTCCCCTGCTCCCCTGAGTGAGCTAAAGGAAGCCACTCCGTCACCAGTCAGTGAGTCACACAGTGAGGAGACTGTGCCTAGTGACAGTGGTATAGGAACAGATAATAACAGCACCTCGGACCGCGGTGAAAAAGCTGGGGGGCCAGGTGGCTTAGGTGGAATTGGAATGCCACCCGGGATGGGCAGCGGATTATTAATGCCAGGGGTCATTGGTTCAACTATGGGCCCAGGGGTAGGCCTTAATTCCAGAGGCAGACGGCGACACTCCACTATGCTTATGGAACATCCTTCACCCTCTCCATCACCCCACGGGGCAAGATCATCACCTGACCCCAGGAGACCGCACCCAGCAGCCCCCGCTTCATCCTTAATGGGACATAAGGAGAAGCATAAGCACAAGTGTAAACGACGCAGCCATGGTTGTCCTGGCTACGACAAactaaagagacaaaaaaggaaacgCAAGAAGAAGTACCTGCAGCTGCGCTCCCGCAGACATGACCCAGACTTTCTTGCTGAGCTGGATGAGATTGTCGTGAGGCTAAGTGAAATACGTATAGCACACCGTACCACAGGGCACCGGCTTGGCAGTGGTATAGGCATAGCAGCAGGAACAAGCAGAGTACCAGGGGTGGGAAGCAGGACCGGTGGTGGCATAGGAGGCACGGGtggtcctcctcctcatcattatGTCCACAGGGACCTTCTGCCTACTATCTTCAGGGTTAACTTCGGCAGCTTTTACTCCCATCCTGCATACTCTTGTGACCCGTTGCACTATGTTCGTAAACCAGACATGAAGAAGAAACGAGGACGACCTCCAAAACTGCGGGAGTCCATGTCTGAGGTTCCCTTTGTACCTGGGCTTGGATTCCCACTCTCCAGTGGAGGTTTCTACCACCCCTCATACAGTGTTCCTTATTCCTCTGGGCCTCTGGGTTTGGGCTATTACAGAGGCTATCCTCCAGCTAGTGCCCTGTATCCTCACCCACACCATCAGTCACCACACACAGCCACGTCCCACCACTCTCACCACTCACcttctttcccccctcctccccccacatCCTATATGCATCATCACCACCCCTCACATCTCCTGCTGAACCCCTCCaaatttcacaagaaaaaacatAAGCTGCTCAGGCAGGAGTTCCTGGGAGGAGGAAGGTCCCCTGTCCTTTACCCACCCATGTCCTCTGAGCTTTCCTTCAACTGGcaccacaaacataaacacagacataaacacagagaGCGCTGTGctgaagatgacagagaggaaacaacaaGAAGTGCATCAGGGAACCGGGCTAATGCAGGGATTTCTGACAGTGGAGCATCAGGGAAAGAGCGAGTTGGCAGTTTGGGAATGGCAGAGTCTCTACAACGGTGTCGCTTTGGAAGAGACACCTCCAATACCAATGCCAGCAAGCAAACTACTGCCACTTCTGCCAactccccttcttcttcttcatcttcatctgcagaAAGGTACAAGCGCAAAGACAGCTCCATGTCTTGTCTAGGGCCCTCCAGACTTGCATTGGGTAGTACCTCAAAAAGCCACCACCCAGTAGAATCCTGGTTCAGGATGGGCACCTCTGAAGCAGACTACTCTAAGCTTTCAAGGGGTCATGTGGCACCTGGTCAGGGTCCCTTCTCAGATGGACGGACTGAAGAACCAACAGGCTGCTCAGATAGCGAGGACGAGGAGCCTCACACCCCTACAGAGGATGTAGAGCCTGTAGGCCACGAGTCTCCTAATCTTACAAATTTGTTTGCTTCTGCCCTTACCCGCACTACGCTGAAGGGGGCCAGGAGCAGGAAGACTGAGGTAGTCCCGGAGAGCTCCAGCTTTTCCCGTCTGGACCGGCAAATGAGGAAAGACCGCTCAACATCATCTGAGAGGAGAGAGTTGG GGTCATCAAATATTCAGACAAGAGGTGTTGCCCCACCAACCCCTGAAGGACCTGAAGGATCCCTGCACCATCGGCAGCAGCACTATCACCAATCCTCTCTATTTCACTCCCACGGCGCTGCCTCCacctccctgtctccctctcaggACTGTTGCCTGGATGCCTCTCTGCCCCACCACTCCCATCGGGCACAGCCATCTAAACACAGCTTGCACCATGTCAACAAAATCCTACGGGCCAAGAAGCTACAGAGACAAGCTCGCACAGGAAACAATGTGGTGAAGAAGAGGGGTCCTGGGCGTCCCAGGAAACACCCATTACCCTCTCCACCGCCAACCCCGCCCCCTGTCGTTGATTTGAATCAGGCTCGGCACAGGGACAGAGGGGTTGAACGGCCAGCAGGAGTTAGGGGATGGGAGGGTGACACCGTTACAGATGCTATCGAGTCAGTAGTCCAGGGACAGCGCAGAAAAGGCCAGAAGAGGAAGCACTGGGAACAAGAGGgggatgaggaagaagaggaggaagaagaggatgggGAGGTAGAAGAATCTGAGGAGCGATTGCCAGACAGGGAGGAGAAACTTGGCAATTTAGTGGCAAGGTCCAGAACTGGGACAGGAAGAAGCTGGCTTACTCAGGAAGAGCTCCAGCACTTTCGTGG GTCAATGGAAAGCAAGCCAGATGGCCACTGCTCCCCGGAACGCCCAGGCCCCGTCTCCAGGGAACAAGCTCCACCCATGCCCATAACCAGCCAACGGGAGAAGAGACCAGCCAGACCTCCAAAGAAAAAGTTTCAGAAGGCGGGACTTTACTCTGACGTATACAAGACTGAAGA TCCTCGGAGCCAGCTTCTGCAGctaaaaaaagagaagctggaATACATACCTGGAGAACATGAGTATGGGCTGTTTCCAGCTCCTATACATGTCG gGAAGTACCTAAGACAGAAGCGTATTGATTTCCAGTTGCCTTATGACATCTTATGGCTGTGGAAACATGATCAG ctttaCAAGAGGCCGGATGTCCCTCTTTATAAAAAGATCAGGTCTA ATGTCTATGTGGATGTGAAGCCTCTTTCTGGTTATGAAACAACTACATGCAACTGTAGACTTCCTGAGGATACTGAAAAAGGCTGCCTGGATGATTGCCTGAATAG GATGAGCTTTGCTGAGTGCTCTCCTAGCACATGTCCATGTGGTGATCAGTGTGACAACCAGCACATCCAGAGACATGAGTGGGTGCAGTGTCTGGAGCGATTCCGCGCTGAGGGGAAGGGCTGGGGCATCCGCACCAAAGAACCTCTTCGCTCTGGACAGTTTATCATCGAGTACTTGGGAGAGGTGGTTAGCGAACAGGAGTTCAG GAGCCGTATGATGGAGCAGTACTACTCACACAGCGGCCACTACTGTCTGAATCTGGATAGCGGCATGGTGATTGACAGCTACCGAATGGGCAATGAAGCACGCTTCATAAACCACAGCTGTGAACCCAACTGTGAGATGCAGAAGTG GTCAGTGAATGGGGTCTACAGAATTGGTCTCTTTGCGTTGAAGGACATCACCAGCGGCACTGAACTCACCTACGACTACAACTTCCATTCCTTCAACACTGAAGAGCAG CAAGTTTGTAAGTGTGGCTCAGAGAGCTGCCGGGGCATCATCGGAGGCAAAAGCCAGCGGATTAACGGCCTACCTGGGAAGACTGGAGGGAATCGGCGGCTTGGTCGGCTTAAGGAAAAGAGGAAGTCAAAACACCACCTCAAGAAACGA GAAGAAGAGTCGAGTGACAGCAACAAGGTTTACTCTCATCTAATGAAGCCTATGTCCAACAGAGAAAG AAACTTTGTGCTGAAGCACCGAGTGTTTCTTCTGAGGAATTGggagaaaatgagggagaaacaggagctgctgaagagagagggggagagagagagggatgccAGCGGTCTGTCCATTTACACCCGCTGGGGAGGAGTGATCCGAGACGATGGCAACATTAAGTCAG ATGTGTTCCTGACGCAGTTCTCAGCCCTGCAGACATCACGATCAGTTCGTACACGGAgacttgctgctgctgaggaaaacacagaagTCACACGCACTGCTCGTCTTGCACACATCTTCAAGGAGATATGTGACATGATCACCAGCTACAAGG ATTCAGCTGGCCAGACACTAGCTGCTCCGCTAGTGAACCTTCCATCACGAAAGCG GAACAGCCAGTACTATGAGAAAGTGTCTGACCCACTGGACCTGAGCACCATTGAGAAGCAAATCCTCACCGGCCACTACAAGACTGTTGAAGCGTTCGATGCAGACATGCTCAAAGTTTTCCGCAATGCTGAG AAATATTATGGCAGGAAGTCTTCGGTGGGCAGGGATGTATGTCGGTTGCGGAAAGCCTACTACAGTGCTCGTCACGAAGCTGCTGTCCAGATTGATGAGATTGTGGGCGAGACTGCCAGCGAAGCTGACAGCTCAGATTCGCTAGAGCGGGACCATGGCCATCACCAccacggaggaggaggatcgGGGTCCCACGACAAGGACGATGACGTTATCCGTTGCATCTGTGGAATGTACAAGGACGAAGGCCTGATGATCCAGTGTGAAAAGTGCATG GTGTGGCAGCACTTTGACTGTATGCGGCTGGAGACTGAGGTGGAACACTACCTGTGTGAGCAGTGTGACCCTCGACCTATTGACAGG GAAGTTCCCATGTTACCCCAGCCCAGCTACGCCCAGGCTGGCTCTGTGTATTATATCTGCCTCCTTAGAGATGACCTATTGTTACATCAAG GCGATTGCGTGTATCTGATGAGAGACAGCAGACGTGCACCTGAGGGCCAGCCTGTCAGACAGTCTTACAGGCTCTTGTCTCACATCAACAGAGATAAGCTCGACATCTTCCGAATAGAGAAACTCTGGAAGAATGAAAA GGGTGAAAGGTTTGCCTTTGGTCACCACTACTTCCGTCCTCATGAGACGCACCATTCTCCATCGCGGCGGTTCTACCAGAACGAGTTATTCCGCATGCCGCTGTATGAGATCATCCCCCTGGAGGCTGTGGTGGGAACATGTTGTGTCCTCGATCTCTATACTTATTGCAAGG GGCGGCCGAAGGGTGTGAAAGAACAGGATGTGTACATCTGTGATTACCGCTTAGACAAGTCAGCTCACCTGTTCTACAAAATCCATCGAAACCGCTATCCAGTCTGCACCAAGCCATATGCCTTCAACCACTTCCCCAAGCGGCTCACGCCCAAAAGAGACTTCTCG cctcaTTATGTTCCTGACAACTACAAGAGAAATGGGGGCCGCTCGGCATGGAAGAGTGAACGGCCCAAAGGAGCTGGAGGCTGCGAGGACGATGGCTCTTCCTGTGACCGGGGTGAAGACTTCCTGCCTGAGACAGAAGAGGGTAGAGGGGTCGAGGATGATATAGACATGGCTCCAGAGGATCCAGAACTTCTCTCAGCGAAGCCCAGGAGATCGGAGCGAGAAGGGGAaggagatgaagatgaggaagacgaagaggaggaagaggaagggcaCGAAGCTGAAGAGCgcaaagagctggaggaggtttCAACTGAGAGGATAGGGGAGATGCTTGAACTCCCATCCTCCTCAGCATCCTCACCTTTACACCACCCAGCACTAGGCAGGAGGGAGGCCCAAAGGGAACGACTTAACAAAATTCTGCTGGATCTTCTGCACAGAACACCCAACAAGAATG GAACAAAGAAGTGCTCTAAAACTTGGAATGACGTGGAGTCTGTCTTACAAAGGAAAGAATCGAATTTGCCAACCAGCCCTTCCAATATGACACCTGAACACACCACTTCAAAGTCTAATAG CCATAGATGTCACCTATCTCTTGGAGGAAGGGGCAGGCCGGCGGCTACGGCGAAGGACGCTTGGATTTGGTGA